One genomic window of Ornithorhynchus anatinus isolate Pmale09 chromosome 10, mOrnAna1.pri.v4, whole genome shotgun sequence includes the following:
- the LOC100082766 gene encoding putative methyltransferase-like protein 21E pseudogene, with protein sequence MKDICKGQLLTTGKTIGGENGDEQIISEIKARCFCPTLVTSTSWESFSFVGQEIRITEATDCFGAVVWPSALVLCHFLETNVRQLDLVDKNVIEIGAGTGLVSIVASLLGARVTATDLPELLGNLQYNISRNTKTRCRHPPRVTELSWGVDLDRHFPQASNHFDYVLAADVVYAHPFLDELLATFDHLCSEKTVVLWVMKFRLDKENKFVDRFRESFDLEEISSFPSWSIKLYKAVKINGKDI encoded by the exons ATGAAGGATATTTGTAAGGGTCAGTTGCTCACTACTGGCAAAACCATAGGTG GAGAAAATGGAGACGAGCAGATTATTTCCGAGATAAAAGCAAGATGTTTCTGCCCTACCCTGGTAACAAGCACCTCTTGGGAAAGTTTTTCTTTTGTTGGCCAAGAAATCAGAATTACTGAAGCCACCGACTGCTTCGGGGCCGTAGTCTGGCCATCG GCTCTGGTGCTGTGCCATTTCCTGGAAACAAATGTGAGGCAGTTGGATCTGGTGGACAAAAATGTCATTGAAATTGGAGCTGGGACAGGACTGGTGTCAATTGTGGCCAGTTTGCTTG GTGCCCGGGTGACTGCCACGGACCTGCCCGAGTTACTTGGAAATCTGCAGTACAACATTTCTCGCAACACAAAGACAAGATGCAGGCACCCACCCCGAGTGACCGAGCTGTCCTGGGGCGTCGACCTGGACCGCCACTTCCCCCAGGCCTCCAACCACTTCGACTACGTCCTGGCCGCTGACGTGGTGTACGCCCACCCCTTCCTGGATGAGCTCCTCGCCACTTTTGACCATCTGTGCAGCGAGAAGACCGTTGTCCTCTGGGTCATGAAGTTCAGGCTGGACAAAGAAAACAAATTCGTGGATCGATTTCGGGAGTCGTTCGACCTTGAGGAGATTTCCAGTTTCCCCAGCTGGAGCATCAAACTATATAAAGCGGTGAAGATAAATGGGAAAGATATCTGA